One Mycobacterium marseillense DNA window includes the following coding sequences:
- a CDS encoding acyltransferase family protein — MRGGEIRGEIKALTGLRIVAALWVVLFHFRPMLGDASPDFHDALAPVLNCGAQGVDLFFILSGFVLTYNYLDRMGRSWSTRATLHFLWLRLARVWPVYLVTLHLAALWVIFTLHVGHVPSPDAASLTAISYVRQILLVQLWFVPFFDDSSWDGPAWSISAEWLAYVLFALLVLVLLRMKQATRARSLMVLAFAASLPPVVMLLASGHFYTPWSWLPRIVTQFTAGALACAAVRRLRLTDRGRRVAGWVSLLLLAAMVGVLYWFGAHPISGVVENDSGGVVDVLFVPLVISLAVGLGSLPRALSTRVMVYGGQISFCLYMVHELVHTSWGWAVEQFELATQDNPWKWNVIGLLAIAVLLSIALYHAVEEPARRWMRKMVDVRAVTARSDPGESTNGKPHPIDRPLEAISVRAV, encoded by the coding sequence GTGCGGGGCGGAGAGATCCGGGGCGAAATCAAGGCCCTGACGGGACTCCGTATCGTCGCCGCGCTGTGGGTGGTGCTGTTTCACTTCCGGCCGATGCTCGGGGACGCCTCGCCCGATTTCCACGACGCGCTGGCCCCCGTGCTCAACTGCGGCGCCCAGGGCGTCGACCTCTTCTTCATCCTCAGCGGGTTCGTGCTGACGTACAACTATCTCGACCGGATGGGCCGGTCCTGGTCGACCCGCGCCACGCTGCACTTCCTGTGGCTGCGCCTGGCCCGGGTATGGCCGGTGTATCTGGTCACGTTGCACCTCGCCGCCCTGTGGGTGATCTTTACGCTGCATGTCGGTCACGTGCCGTCGCCGGACGCCGCCTCGCTCACCGCGATCAGCTACGTGCGCCAGATCCTATTGGTGCAGTTGTGGTTTGTGCCGTTCTTCGACGACTCGAGCTGGGACGGGCCGGCCTGGTCGATCAGCGCCGAATGGCTGGCGTACGTGCTCTTCGCCCTGCTGGTGCTGGTCTTGTTGCGGATGAAGCAGGCGACGCGGGCGCGCAGCCTGATGGTGCTGGCCTTCGCGGCGTCGTTGCCGCCGGTGGTGATGCTGCTGGCCAGCGGCCACTTCTACACGCCGTGGAGCTGGCTGCCGCGGATCGTCACCCAGTTCACCGCCGGCGCGCTGGCCTGCGCCGCGGTGCGCAGATTGCGGCTGACCGACCGTGGCCGCCGTGTCGCCGGGTGGGTCTCGCTGCTTCTCCTGGCCGCCATGGTGGGCGTCCTGTATTGGTTTGGGGCACACCCGATATCCGGAGTGGTGGAAAACGACAGCGGCGGCGTGGTCGACGTGCTGTTCGTTCCGCTGGTGATCTCGCTGGCCGTCGGCCTGGGGAGCCTGCCGAGGGCGTTGTCCACCCGCGTGATGGTGTACGGCGGTCAGATCTCGTTCTGCCTGTACATGGTTCACGAATTGGTGCACACGTCGTGGGGCTGGGCCGTGGAACAATTCGAGCTCGCAACGCAGGACAACCCGTGGAAATGGAACGTCATCGGCCTGCTCGCGATTGCCGTGCTCCTTTCGATCGCGTTGTATCACGCCGTCGAAGAGCCCGCTCGCCGCTGGATGCGCAAGATGGTCGATGTCAGGGCCGTGACCGCGAGAAGTGACCCCGGCGAGTCAACGAACGGCAAGCCGCATCCGATCGACCGTCCGCTGGAAGCGATTTCGGTTCGCGCGGTGTGA
- a CDS encoding STAS domain-containing protein translates to MTIAGTESRHDNCVFECDGAQVRAHYRHLATVVHIRGEIDDANVDRVSHHIRRFTLGENPVVLDIADVSQFAEAGISLLYAFDADCRAAGVDWTLVASSAVTEALEDTGHDASFPLMRSVQEVLRDRADAIRIRRRMALPLVRKTS, encoded by the coding sequence ATGACGATCGCAGGCACCGAGAGTCGCCACGACAACTGCGTCTTTGAGTGCGATGGCGCTCAGGTGCGCGCGCACTATCGCCACTTGGCGACGGTGGTGCACATTCGCGGCGAAATCGACGACGCCAATGTCGACCGCGTCAGTCACCACATTCGGCGGTTCACGCTCGGGGAAAACCCCGTGGTGCTCGACATCGCCGATGTCAGCCAATTTGCTGAGGCCGGGATTTCGCTGTTGTACGCGTTCGACGCCGATTGTCGCGCCGCCGGAGTGGATTGGACACTGGTGGCCAGCTCGGCGGTCACCGAGGCGCTCGAGGACACCGGCCATGACGCCAGCTTCCCGCTGATGCGCTCGGTTCAGGAGGTGCTGCGCGACCGCGCCGACGCCATCAGGATCCGCCGCCGGATGGCGTTGCCGCTGGTCAGGAAGACGTCGTAG
- a CDS encoding DUF3093 family protein, giving the protein MTTRSDTQPKPLFYEPGASWWWVASGPASAAAMVLVEIWSGAKVSLVVPAIFLVLVSAFVGLQVKAARIHVSVELTEDALRQGTETILVREIIRVYPEPENHEASGKELARWQSARALGELVGVPRGRIGIGLKLTNGRTAQAWARRHRQLRAALTPLVQERVEPTATDVIDADWDDTPGNQAGSA; this is encoded by the coding sequence ATGACGACCAGAAGCGATACCCAACCGAAGCCGTTGTTCTACGAACCCGGCGCCAGCTGGTGGTGGGTGGCGTCCGGCCCGGCCTCGGCGGCGGCGATGGTCCTCGTCGAAATCTGGAGCGGCGCCAAGGTGTCGCTCGTGGTGCCCGCGATCTTCTTGGTGCTGGTGTCGGCGTTCGTGGGGTTGCAGGTGAAGGCGGCGCGGATCCACGTCTCGGTCGAGCTCACCGAAGACGCCCTGCGCCAAGGCACCGAGACGATCTTGGTGCGCGAAATCATCAGGGTGTATCCCGAACCCGAGAACCATGAAGCCTCCGGCAAGGAGCTGGCGCGTTGGCAGTCGGCGCGGGCGCTCGGCGAACTGGTCGGCGTGCCACGCGGGCGGATCGGGATCGGCCTCAAGCTGACCAATGGCCGCACCGCGCAAGCGTGGGCGCGGCGTCATCGCCAGCTGCGGGCGGCCCTGACCCCACTGGTCCAAGAGCGGGTGGAGCCCACCGCCACCGATGTCATCGACGCGGATTGGGACGACACCCCAGGTAATCAAGCCGGGTCCGCGTGA
- the hemB gene encoding porphobilinogen synthase codes for MSGSAYPRHRPRRLRSTPALRRLVAQTSLEPRHLVLPMFVADGIDQPRPIASMPGVVQHTRDSLRSAAASAVAAGVGGLMLFGVPREEDKDAVGSAGTDPDGILNVALRDLAKDLGEATVLMADTCLDEFTDHGHCGVLDDRGRVDNDATLARYVKLAVAQAESGAHVVGPSGMMDGQVGAIRDGLDAAGHTDVAILAYAAKFASAFYGPFRDAVSSSLSGDRRTYQQETGNSREALREIQLDLDEGADIVMVKPALGYLDVVSAAASISPVPVAAYQVSGEYAMICAAAANNWIDERAAALESLTSIRRAGADIVLTYWAADAAGWLS; via the coding sequence ATGAGCGGTAGCGCCTACCCGCGGCACCGTCCGCGTCGGCTCCGCTCAACCCCGGCGTTGCGCCGCTTGGTCGCGCAAACGTCCCTGGAGCCAAGGCATTTGGTGCTGCCGATGTTCGTCGCCGACGGCATCGACCAACCCCGGCCGATCGCCTCGATGCCGGGGGTGGTGCAACACACCCGCGACTCGTTGCGCAGCGCCGCCGCCAGCGCCGTCGCCGCCGGGGTGGGCGGGCTGATGCTGTTCGGAGTGCCGCGCGAGGAGGACAAGGACGCGGTGGGGTCGGCCGGCACCGACCCCGACGGCATCCTCAACGTCGCCCTGCGCGACCTGGCCAAGGACCTCGGCGAGGCCACGGTGCTGATGGCCGACACCTGTCTGGACGAGTTCACCGACCACGGCCACTGCGGCGTCCTCGACGACCGCGGCCGGGTCGATAACGACGCAACCCTGGCCCGCTACGTCAAACTCGCTGTGGCGCAAGCCGAATCGGGCGCTCACGTGGTGGGACCGAGTGGGATGATGGACGGCCAGGTGGGCGCGATTCGCGACGGATTGGACGCGGCCGGCCATACCGACGTGGCGATCCTCGCCTACGCCGCCAAGTTCGCGTCGGCGTTCTACGGCCCGTTCCGCGACGCTGTCAGTTCCAGCCTGTCCGGAGACCGGCGCACCTATCAGCAGGAGACGGGCAATTCCCGCGAGGCGCTCCGCGAAATCCAGCTCGACCTGGACGAGGGCGCCGATATCGTGATGGTGAAGCCGGCATTGGGTTATCTGGACGTGGTGTCTGCGGCGGCCTCGATTTCGCCGGTGCCAGTGGCCGCCTACCAGGTGTCGGGGGAGTACGCGATGATTTGCGCTGCGGCCGCGAACAATTGGATCGATGAGCGTGCCGCGGCTCTGGAATCGTTGACGAGCATCCGCCGGGCCGGAGCCGATATCGTTCTCACCTATTGGGCCGCGGATGCGGCAGGGTGGCTTTCGTGA
- a CDS encoding uroporphyrinogen-III synthase — protein sequence MTTRGRKPTPGRITYVGSGPGDPGLLTTRAATVLTNAALVFTDPDVPEPVLALIGKDLPPVSGPAPADPAAASGDGADQGQTQPAVISGGPDIRPALGDPAEVAKTLTHEARTGVDVVRLVAGDPLTVDAVITEVNAIARSHLHIEIVPGLAPTNAVPTYAGLPLGSSHTVADVRGDVDWEALAAAPGPLILQATSSHLADAARTLIEHELSENTPCVVTAQGTTCQQRSIETTLHGLTDSAVLGGTDPAGPLTGPLVVTIGKTVSSRAKLNWWESRALYGWTVLVPRTKDQAGEMSERLTSYGALPIEVPTIAVEPPRSPAQMERAVKGLVDGRFQWVVFTSTNAVRAVWEKFGEFGLDARAFSGVKIACVGESTADRVRAFGISPELVPAGEQSSLGLLDDFPPYDSVFDPVNRVLLPRADIATETLAEGLRERGWEIEDVTAYRTVRAAPPPAETREMIKTGGFDAVCFTSSSTVRNLVGIAGKPHARTIIACIGPKTAETAAEFGLRVDVQPETAAVGPLVDALAEHAARLRAEGALPPPRKKSRRR from the coding sequence ATGACGACGCGAGGGCGTAAGCCGACACCCGGCCGCATCACGTACGTGGGCTCCGGCCCCGGCGACCCGGGACTGTTGACGACCCGGGCCGCGACGGTGCTGACGAACGCCGCTCTGGTGTTCACCGACCCTGACGTGCCCGAGCCGGTGCTGGCGCTGATCGGCAAAGACCTGCCGCCGGTATCCGGCCCGGCCCCGGCCGACCCGGCCGCCGCCAGCGGCGACGGCGCCGACCAAGGCCAGACGCAGCCGGCGGTGATCTCCGGTGGCCCCGACATCCGCCCCGCGCTGGGCGACCCCGCCGAGGTGGCCAAGACACTCACCCACGAGGCGCGGACGGGCGTCGACGTGGTGCGCCTGGTGGCTGGCGACCCGTTGACGGTGGACGCCGTCATCACCGAGGTCAACGCGATCGCGCGCAGCCACCTGCACATCGAGATCGTGCCAGGGCTGGCGCCCACCAACGCCGTCCCGACGTATGCGGGCCTGCCGCTGGGCTCCTCGCACACCGTGGCCGACGTGCGGGGCGATGTGGACTGGGAGGCGCTGGCCGCCGCGCCCGGACCGCTGATTCTGCAGGCCACGTCGTCGCATCTGGCCGACGCGGCGCGCACCCTGATCGAACATGAGCTCTCCGAGAACACGCCGTGCGTCGTGACCGCGCAGGGCACCACCTGCCAGCAGCGGTCCATCGAGACGACGCTGCATGGCCTGACCGACTCGGCCGTCCTGGGCGGCACCGACCCGGCGGGGCCCCTGACCGGTCCGCTGGTGGTGACCATCGGCAAGACGGTGTCGAGCCGGGCGAAGCTGAACTGGTGGGAGAGCCGCGCCCTGTATGGCTGGACCGTGCTGGTGCCCCGCACCAAGGACCAGGCCGGCGAGATGAGCGAGCGGCTGACGTCCTACGGCGCGCTGCCGATCGAGGTCCCGACCATCGCCGTCGAGCCGCCGCGCAGCCCCGCGCAAATGGAGCGGGCCGTCAAGGGATTGGTCGACGGCCGGTTCCAGTGGGTGGTGTTCACCTCCACCAACGCGGTGCGCGCGGTGTGGGAGAAGTTCGGCGAGTTCGGTCTGGACGCGCGCGCGTTCTCCGGCGTGAAGATCGCCTGCGTCGGGGAGTCCACCGCCGACCGGGTCCGGGCGTTCGGGATCAGCCCCGAGCTGGTGCCGGCCGGTGAGCAGTCCTCGCTGGGTCTGCTTGACGACTTCCCGCCGTACGACAGCGTTTTCGATCCGGTCAACCGGGTGTTGCTGCCGCGCGCCGACATCGCCACCGAGACGCTGGCCGAGGGTCTGCGCGAACGCGGTTGGGAGATCGAGGATGTCACCGCCTACCGGACGGTGCGGGCCGCACCGCCGCCGGCGGAGACGCGGGAAATGATCAAGACCGGCGGTTTCGACGCGGTGTGTTTCACCTCTAGCTCCACGGTGCGCAACCTGGTCGGTATCGCCGGCAAGCCGCACGCGCGGACGATCATCGCCTGCATCGGTCCCAAGACCGCCGAGACCGCCGCCGAGTTCGGGCTGCGGGTGGATGTCCAGCCGGAGACCGCCGCGGTTGGTCCGCTGGTCGACGCTCTGGCCGAACACGCCGCGCGGTTGCGCGCCGAGGGCGCGCTGCCACCGCCGCGCAAAAAGAGCCGCAGGCGCTAG
- the hemC gene encoding hydroxymethylbilane synthase: MIRIGTRGSLLATTQAGVVRDALIALGHPAELVTITTAGDRSSGPIESLGVGVFTTALREAMEEGRVDAAVHSHKDLPTADDPRFAVAAIPVRNDPRDAVVARDGLVLGELPPGSLVGTSSPRRAAQLRALGLGLEIRPLRGNLDTRLNRVSSGDLDAIVVARAGLARLGRLDDVTETLEPVQMLPAPAQGALAVECRAGDTRLAAVLAELDDADTRASVTAERTLLAELEAGCSAPVGAIAEVVESIDEEGRIFEELSLRGCVAALDGSDVIRASGIGTPGRARELGLSVAAELFELGARELMRGARQDPTRGN, from the coding sequence GTGATCCGGATAGGCACCCGGGGCAGCCTGCTGGCCACCACCCAGGCCGGGGTCGTCAGAGACGCCCTCATCGCGCTGGGTCACCCGGCGGAGCTGGTGACCATCACCACCGCCGGGGACCGGTCGTCGGGACCCATCGAATCCCTTGGGGTGGGGGTCTTCACCACCGCGCTGCGTGAGGCCATGGAAGAGGGCCGCGTGGACGCCGCGGTGCACTCCCATAAGGACCTGCCGACGGCCGACGATCCCAGGTTTGCTGTGGCCGCCATCCCCGTGCGCAACGACCCCCGTGACGCGGTGGTAGCGCGGGACGGGCTGGTGCTGGGGGAGTTGCCGCCGGGTTCGCTGGTGGGTACCTCCTCGCCGCGGCGGGCCGCGCAGCTTAGAGCATTGGGTCTCGGTTTGGAAATCCGCCCCCTACGAGGCAACCTAGATACCAGGTTGAACAGGGTTAGCAGTGGTGATCTTGACGCGATCGTGGTGGCCCGGGCGGGTCTGGCCCGACTCGGTCGCCTCGATGACGTCACCGAGACGCTAGAGCCGGTGCAGATGTTGCCAGCACCGGCTCAGGGCGCGCTCGCCGTCGAATGCCGTGCCGGTGACACCCGGTTGGCGGCAGTGCTGGCGGAGCTGGACGACGCCGACACGCGTGCGTCGGTCACTGCGGAGCGAACTCTGTTGGCCGAACTGGAGGCCGGCTGCTCCGCACCGGTGGGCGCGATCGCTGAAGTGGTCGAGTCCATCGATGAGGAAGGCCGGATCTTCGAAGAGCTGTCGCTGCGCGGCTGCGTGGCGGCACTGGACGGGTCCGACGTGATCCGCGCGTCCGGCATCGGCACTCCCGGTCGGGCACGAGAGCTTGGGCTTTCGGTCGCCGCGGAGCTGTTCGAGCTTGGCGCCCGAGAGCTGATGCGCGGAGCGCGGCAAGACCCGACGCGAGGAAATTAA
- a CDS encoding glutamyl-tRNA reductase, with amino-acid sequence MSVLLFGVSHRSAPVSVLEQLSIDESDQGKIVDRVLQSPLVTEAMVLSTCNRVEVYAVVDAFHGGLAVIGQVLSEHSGMSMTDITKYAYVRYSEAAVEHLFAVASGLDSAVIGEQQVLGQVRRAYATAETNRTVGRVLHELAQRALSVGKRVHSETAIDAAGASVVSVALNMAERRLGGLSGRTAVLVGAGAMGALAAAHLSRAGVAEVHVLNRSLSRAQRLVRKIRDTGVRADALPLEQLTDVLTDADVVISCTGAVTPVISLADVHHGLAAANRDEATEPLVICDLGMPRDVDPAVAGLPGVWVVDVDRVQHEPSAHAAAGDVDAARTIVATEVAAYLAGQRMAEVTPTVTALRQRAADVVEAELLRLDNRLPGLASAQREEVARTVRRVVDKLLHAPTVRIKQLASAPGGDSYAEALRELFELDQTAVDAVAAGELPVIANGFDAGTPQQPAE; translated from the coding sequence GTGAGCGTCTTGCTCTTCGGGGTTTCGCACCGCAGTGCGCCGGTCTCCGTCCTGGAACAACTCAGCATCGACGAGTCCGATCAAGGCAAGATCGTCGACCGGGTGCTGCAGTCGCCGCTGGTGACCGAGGCGATGGTGCTGTCGACATGCAACCGGGTCGAGGTCTACGCAGTGGTGGATGCGTTCCACGGCGGACTCGCGGTGATCGGGCAGGTGCTGTCGGAACATTCCGGGATGTCGATGACCGACATCACCAAATACGCCTACGTCCGGTACAGCGAGGCCGCCGTCGAGCACCTGTTCGCGGTGGCCAGCGGCCTGGACTCGGCGGTGATCGGCGAGCAGCAGGTGCTCGGCCAGGTGCGGCGCGCGTACGCCACCGCCGAGACCAACCGCACCGTCGGCCGCGTCCTGCACGAGCTGGCCCAACGGGCGCTGTCCGTCGGCAAGCGGGTGCACTCCGAAACCGCCATCGACGCCGCCGGCGCCTCCGTGGTGTCGGTCGCCCTGAACATGGCCGAACGCCGGCTGGGCGGTCTGTCAGGCCGGACCGCCGTGCTGGTCGGCGCCGGCGCGATGGGCGCCCTGGCCGCCGCGCACCTGTCGCGCGCCGGCGTCGCCGAGGTCCACGTGCTCAACCGGTCGCTATCGCGGGCGCAGCGCCTGGTCCGCAAGATCCGCGACACCGGCGTGCGGGCCGACGCGCTGCCGCTGGAGCAGCTGACCGACGTCCTGACGGACGCCGACGTCGTCATCAGTTGCACCGGGGCGGTGACCCCGGTGATCTCCCTGGCCGACGTGCACCACGGGCTCGCCGCCGCCAACCGGGACGAGGCGACCGAGCCGCTGGTGATCTGCGACCTGGGTATGCCGCGCGACGTCGACCCGGCGGTGGCCGGGCTGCCCGGTGTGTGGGTCGTCGACGTGGACCGGGTGCAGCATGAGCCCTCCGCGCACGCCGCGGCCGGCGACGTCGACGCCGCCCGCACCATCGTGGCCACCGAAGTTGCTGCCTACCTGGCCGGCCAGCGGATGGCCGAGGTCACGCCGACGGTGACGGCGCTGCGTCAGCGCGCCGCCGATGTGGTCGAAGCCGAGCTGCTGCGCCTGGACAACCGGCTCCCCGGGCTCGCCAGCGCGCAGCGCGAAGAGGTCGCCCGCACCGTGCGCCGGGTGGTCGACAAGCTGCTGCACGCGCCGACGGTGCGCATCAAGCAGCTCGCCAGCGCCCCTGGAGGCGACAGCTACGCCGAGGCGCTCCGCGAGCTTTTCGAACTTGACCAGACCGCCGTCGACGCCGTCGCCGCGGGCGAATTGCCCGTCATAGCAAACGGATTCGACGCGGGCACCCCGCAGCAACCCGCCGAGTAG
- a CDS encoding glutaredoxin family protein produces the protein MTQAAGRPQVELLTRDGCTICERIHARLVVLAGELGFDLSTTDVDAAAADGNPALRAEFGDRLPVVLLDGREQSYWELDEPRLRADLAR, from the coding sequence ATGACCCAAGCCGCCGGCCGGCCGCAGGTGGAGTTGTTGACCCGCGACGGCTGCACTATCTGCGAGCGCATCCACGCCCGGCTCGTCGTTTTGGCCGGTGAACTGGGCTTCGATCTGTCGACGACCGACGTCGACGCCGCGGCCGCGGACGGCAACCCGGCGCTGCGCGCCGAGTTCGGCGACCGGCTGCCGGTGGTCCTGCTCGACGGCCGCGAACAGAGCTACTGGGAGCTCGACGAGCCCCGCCTGCGCGCGGATCTCGCCCGCTGA
- a CDS encoding WXG100 family type VII secretion target yields the protein MADNTVRVDPVVMQGAAVSLSGAAEQLSAQLSQLDDQVGQMLGGWQGAAGSAYGSAWELWHQGAREVELGLSILAHLVGQAGGAYQSNEARAAQAERSVRDG from the coding sequence ATGGCCGACAACACTGTGCGGGTCGATCCGGTGGTGATGCAGGGCGCCGCCGTCTCGCTGAGCGGTGCGGCCGAGCAACTTTCTGCGCAGCTATCCCAACTCGACGATCAAGTGGGTCAGATGTTGGGTGGTTGGCAGGGCGCGGCGGGCAGCGCGTACGGGTCCGCATGGGAGCTGTGGCACCAGGGCGCCCGCGAGGTCGAGCTCGGGCTGTCGATCCTGGCGCATCTGGTCGGCCAGGCCGGCGGGGCCTATCAGAGCAACGAGGCCAGGGCCGCCCAGGCCGAGCGGTCGGTGCGCGATGGCTGA
- a CDS encoding WXG100 family type VII secretion target produces MAEAFRVDPQALADAVQRMATFQRYAEDMIGEIDSRVTRLHGTWTGAAAAAHAEAHQHWVRGEAMMREALAQLEKVATTAHGNYTGAMSTNLGMWS; encoded by the coding sequence ATGGCTGAGGCGTTCCGGGTGGATCCGCAGGCGTTGGCCGACGCCGTGCAGCGGATGGCGACGTTTCAACGCTATGCCGAAGACATGATTGGTGAAATCGATTCTCGCGTAACGCGTTTGCATGGGACATGGACGGGCGCTGCCGCGGCGGCTCATGCCGAGGCGCATCAGCACTGGGTACGCGGTGAGGCGATGATGCGCGAGGCGCTGGCGCAGCTGGAGAAGGTCGCCACGACGGCGCACGGCAACTACACCGGCGCGATGTCGACGAATCTCGGTATGTGGTCGTGA